The genome window AGGAAATCACATTGCATTTTCCGTGATGTGTTCACTCTGAGAGCTATCAGACCACAGCATGTCTGACTCATCCTGACACTTGAATCTAACCGACCAGCTTATCAGAAATCTTATTATAGGAATGCgggcagacagaaagacaccaAGCCAACTTTACAATGTAATCCTGCAATTCTGCCTGTGTGTCGTCAGCAGTTCCATGTAAAGGTGATAAAGAAGAGACTGAGCAGATATAAATTCCCTTGTTTGTAGTTGTAACACGTGTCTTCCCTGTCTTATGGAGTTTGGCTGTATTTCTTTGTCAATTCAGGAATGAAACAACTGAGCTGAAACAATGCAATACTGGGAAACTACAGTGTACAATCTTTGCGAAATGTAAAACCTTCAaattttttttgaaagtgtgaCAAATTGTGTGACAGAAATTCAGACCATATCGGTTTGAAGTCATCTccactgtaaaaagaaaaaaaagatgcaaaattCATGTTTCCAACATAAGAGACCATGAGCATGACTGTTGACAATTGACCGCACTGTCAGTAATTGAACAGCGACCTCGTGGGTGGATAAATAACTCAAGAGTGCTCGCCAAGAGGTGAgaggttgccatggaaacataTTCAAAGGAAAGAAGATCCATTTGCCAAGATCTTTACAAAACATCTGACTCAGTCAAGATATGTTAGTCAGACATTACTGGCACGGCTACCAACAGCTGAAATACATGCAGCAGTACAGtacaaacagagcagacacacatgaaGTCATACTAAATGAATGTTAGTATGAAACTGTTATACATGTAAGTGCATTTGCATCACATTTAAGTGATATgcatgaagatttttttttcaaactgagaCTAAATGAAATAGAAGAAAGAAATCCCCAGGGCACAGTGGATGTCATCTTAAGCCAAGGCAAACAGCCCGCTTCTCCCTGAGTTGTTCAggcctcctctgtgtttcagttgaTTAGCTTTACACTGCAGTCGACGGATCATTAGGCCCCATCCGCTTCAATAATGCAAAAAGAGCAAACCATGCAAACACCACACAGCCTTGTCTGCCTCTCACCTCTCAACACAGCGGGGGCCACACAGGTAAACAGCACATTATCCAACCAACACCGTGTGCAATGACTGGCATGCAGCTATGCAAACAAGCAGTCATGCACACCTGACAGTTATCAGTCAAATGTAAGGTATCACCACTAAGCAGGTAGAGTTGTGTGAACACCTTTCCTCTTGCAGTGCTGTTTTGAagtgcaaataataataataataataataataataataataataataataataataatgaacagTCCTCAGCTATCGCTTCATTCGTCTCCGGACATGCAGCCGACATCATATTCAGGGCCACCCTGATGACAAATAGCAGATAGTAGCAGATAGGTTAGGGCTTTGTGATTCGACATCCCCGCTGATATCCCAGCCCTGGCTGCATCAGGGACAGAGCAGCCAATGGCAGGATACAGCTAAGCCAGATGCAAACCAATGGGAGCGGAcctgctttgttttcctgcctgCATGGCTCTGTTAAGTGCGCACATGTGACCACAGAAGGCGCTCGCTGGTATTTAAACATCACCGATTGGGCCCAGAAGTGGACAGCTTCCTCCAGTGCagataaacaaaccaaaatcaAACACAATGGCTCCTCTGGCTCCGTGTTACGGCCGCGTTCACGCCGTTCTCTCTTTTAAACTCTCGTAAAGATCTTCGTCTTCGCTGCCGCGCgtcatttttcaacattgaCGGACTTATTTTACGCTGCTGACGGAAAGAGCAccgagctctctctctctctctctctctctctctctctctctctctctctctctctctctctctctctctctctctccgcaaACGGCAGCTAGGCGGATGACACCTGTAGCTGAATCTGTATCCAAATATCGGTATTGTTTCACGTCCATTCAGCATCCGCGCCCTGCAGGAGAGGTGCTCCGGCGCTGCTTGATCTGGAGTAGGAAAGCGCAAAGGTAGCCTAAAGCCATTTACGGACGCATTAATTTGTAAGCCGCTCACTGCGCTCGCTtgcagacaggaaggagcaTGGATAGAGAGGAATTTGCTCTGACTAGTGCTCTGAGGGGATTTGTACAGCTGGGGGTGTGCGCCTGTGGACACTAAACTAAGGACTGAGGCACCGACACTAACAGCTTGCCGTCTCTCTCCAAGCTTcttttgtttgatatttcatattttttggcAAGGGGACAGATTTTTTTAAGCAGTCATGGGGAAAGAAGAGTGCAAAACAATGCTGGACGCTTTGAACAAAGTGACCGCTTGCTACAGGCATTTGGTCATCGCCCTGGGGAGCACCTCGGACTCGCAGAACCTGcgagaggagctgaagaggacGCGCAAAAAGGCCCAGGAGCTGGCCATGGCCAACAGGACTAAACTGACCTCTCTGCTCAAAGACAAGACCATCAGCAAAGAGGACCGGGCCGAGTACGAGCGCCTATGGGTGCTGTTCTCGAGCAGCATGGATCTCCTGGAGGTGGACATGAAAAGGTCTCTAGAGATAGGGCAGGATTTCCCTCTCAAGGTGCCGACGAGACACCTCATCCAGACGGGGATGACCGGCAGCACCACCACCGTGGCGGCCCGGGCCATGAGCGTGCAGAACATGAAGTACGAGGCGGACAGCAACATCGACACGGCCGACCTCCGCGACCTGCAGTCCGAGATCTCCCAGGTGACCCagatgatggaggagatggagatgaaggTGCAGGTTGCGCCGTGGGCCGTGGAGGCGAAGCAGGAGGCGGGCGCGGAGCTCAAGTCCAACATGAGCGTCGGGAATTCCTCCGTGGGTGTCATCTCCATCTGCGAAGAGGAGCccaaggaagaagaaggaggcggAGGCAACAGGGATGCTAGCTTCGCCTCAATCTGCGCTGTGTTCGTCTTCTTTGTCATCATTACAGTCGCTGTAGTTCTGGGATATTTGGTCGTCAATATGTCCTGAACTGTCCCAACCAACAGCCCACCCTGACGGAGACCCTGCGCGGCGGCCCACGGAGCGCCACCGTGCGCTCGCGACCTCtcaagagagaggaagagcttcTCCTGGTGGGCATGAGGTGCTGAAAAAACTGCGGACACACGAAGTTATTACTCTTTCTCGGATTTGTGAATGTATTCGGTGGAGTTGAGGGAGCTGCACTAGATAAAATGTAGAACAATATAGgccagagagtgtgtgtatgtgtgtgtgggggtgtgtgtgtgtgtgtcagtcggAGGGAACGGACGTCGGGCGCAGTTTGAGGTTAAGTATTTGAAGGGGCCAAGGGGTCGTAGTATTTTTGGAAGAGGAAAAAACGTCCTGAAATTACGTGACAGTGTCTGGCCATCAGGATGATACGAACAACACGTAATCCAAGTGGATTAGTGGAAAAGATCAAGCGTAAATGTAGCCTACTGTTAAGTATTCCCCTTGATGTTCTGCTGATTGAGGCTTTCACTTTATGAATTCCAATCCAGCAAAGTCAGATGTGTTCAAGCCAGCAGGGGAGCATCTAGTCAGAGAGGTGGCTTCGTGTTGTACGGAAACTAATAGAGTCACAGTTAAAGCTCCTCACGTCACACAGGTAGGGTGTGATCAAAGCTGCACTGTTCCACACTCCTCTTAGCACAGTTTCAATACATTATCAAATCTGCACAGCCAGATTGTAGTAGGCCTGCATCTTACTTCACCACATTGAATCACAATGTGCTTCATGAGAGCCTTGGGACCTAAGAGACTGTCCACAGTCTTTTAATAATGCACCCGTTCACTGTAAGCCTGTTCATGTTCCTTTTCAAGGTTTTTTCTTGCAAACAGTGTTGAATGTATACATGCAACGTGTGAATAGAGGGGTTTGTACAGCACATACAGACCGCTGTGTCAGATAATGTACATACTAAGTATATTTATTATAATAAAATTTTGAAACACAACTTGAAAACATGCTTGTACTTTGCAGaataacaccccccccccacccctcaccccCACAGGCATGCAGGGAGCAAAGCATCAATTGAATGCATGCCACGCATTTCCACAACGTGGGAGGCTTTGGGGTTGAAGCTAATGGTTTTAGATGAGGCCAGTTTGTAATCACTGCAGAGCTTGACATATGTACGTCAGATGTACACAGAGGTATTTTTGGCAGAGGATTACAGTCTAACACGCAACCAGCTTGGTGTTAAAATATTTGGTTTAAAATGGAAAGGAGACTAACACAGATGCTTTTAAATCCCTAATGGTTTTAGTTGTAAGAGTCTTTGAAGATATTCTTGGGACGGCACATCGGTGAGCTGATGGCTGTCAGAGCCAAAGCCTTTACAAGATTTCATACAAAAACAGTGTCAGCTCAGAAATCTTAATCAGATGCTCGTGAAGACCAAAGACTGTCTGACAAAATCCTTGGCAGAGAGATGTGAGTTCACACAAGAGTCTGACTCTTTGCTGTTAAACTTAGCAAACCTTCATGAAATAAGGAGCAAGAACAGGAATGGCTGTAATGCTCAcatgcttctctttctctgtcagggCTTTAGACAGGAAAGATGTCATTTCAGTGGGCAGATCATTTCGTTTCAGATTCActttgtttcactttatttcaggCCTCCCCTCCTTTCATTTGTGAGCTCTTCTCACAAAAATCAGACAGTGAAGCtcatacctacacacacagcattataGGAATTATTTCAGTTAGAACTAATGTGCGTGTTCAAAATTCAAAACTTCATTTCTTCCTCAAAgctgtgttatttatttaattgaaACAAAACTCTCTGTAGGTCGAAAAGGTTACAGAATTGTTTTTATTAGAAtaaattttaaatttaaatggACTTGAGATGATAAATccacaattaaataaataaatattacacTCTCCAACTTAATAGTAAATTATATGGTAATGTTGTCAGAAGTATCAATACTTTTTGGTACCATGTGTTTAAATTGATAAGATCTCCATTAATTATACATTATCAAAAGTACGAAagctataaaaaaaacagatatacAATCAGTTAATAATGatatttaaaggaccagtgtgtgggatttactggcatctagcagtgagaTGGCAAATTGCAACTAACTGAACACCCCTCTCAAAAGGTGCTGTCCACAGGCagcgtttggtttgtctgttctgggctactgtagaaacatggcggtgcaaaATTGCAAAgtccatggaagaggacccgctccctgtttagatataaagagctcattctgaggtAATGAACACACAGCCAGGATTATTTgaaggtgattatacactaatgaatTATgcttttgaatatttcatttctgccaaTGGATTGTCcctaaatccttcacactggccTTGCTAAGaatataataatgttaattcatttaaaattaTTGCAGCTGCGTTGGTGTGCATTCAGTGACCTTTTCCACACCAGCACTGTGTGCaagtttttaataaaaaagaaaaaagatgatcttgttttttgtgcataGGACTTTCTTTATTCTGGTGGTATCAAAAGAGGTATCGAGCATCTTTTTTTCAATACCAGCAAGGTGTCAAAATTCTGGTATCGTGACATTTGTTTGTGGTACATTATTGtggtgaaaaagaaacaacCCTCCCTGCACCTCCGTGTAGAAGCCTAGTAAAGTGTTTGATGATCAGTGCTGAGGTGTCAGTGTAAGGATTCTGCGTCTCTCCTCTGATCCTGCCTCACAAAGATCCTTTGACACCAGCTGGTTTGGCACTTCCTGGTGGGGCTTTCAGGCAGCAAAGCAGAGAAACCTCAGGATAAATTCAGCCATCCCTATTATCACCTACAGCACGGCTGCTGGAAAACGTCAGCAGTTCTTATGTGCCATcgtcatttattttacaaatagATCTGTTGAATTATTGTTATATGATTGCTTCAGTGTGAGTTCTAATGAAGAGTCTGTTTTTTACTGCTTGCAGCTCAGCAGTTACACATCTAGTGAGCTCTAAATTGACCCCAACGATCACCTCCCCCATCCCTGCAGAGATTCTCCAATAATTGTGTGCGGTTAATAGACCCCTAGCATTTAAAGACCATGCAGCCTTAGTTGCGGCTGTGGTAGTATTATAACATCAAATTTAATTACAGCCACCCTCCTCTTCCAAGCAGAGGCCCGACCCGTGGGAGTAATGGATTTGCATGGAACAAATTACATTTCTtatattgaaaaaagaaaaacctgacCAGTGTACTATTTAGAACATTAAATGTTTATTCTACAGAATATTTAAATGCCTTTTCCGGTTTTCCACATTCTTTAATTCTTGTTCAAGGCtatctttgtcttttcatcctCTTGAAGTCAGAAACCTGTGGAGACACATTAATAgaacatatgtatatatatataaaaaaaagctcaaatgCAAGTGAGCCCCTCTCCTAAAAGCACTTAAGCCACCGAACCCTGAGTATCTTTTGGCATGACATGAAAAGTGGCAGCCTGCTATGCTCACACCTGATTCACAGCAGGCTTTCTGACATCTTGTTTATCCTTGTTGTTGTCTCACAGGGGCACCGAGCTCTACAAATGGTGAGTCATGAACCTCTTGAAATTCACGACAGATTTAACATTGTCATCGGAAGATCCAAAAATATAAAGACCATGAATTAAATatggggaggagagggaggggattTAAATAGTGGACAAGATAAAGTCTCCTGAAAGGCTGCACTTTAAAATCTGTCCCTCAAGTTTTAAGAGGAGGATGTTCATGCTAAAATCTACTAACTTTCAGGCTGTTTCAGGTATGTTCAAATTATTTTCTCCCAACCTCTGTTATGTCGGCTGCTTCTCAAAATAGCCACGGCATCAAAGTTTTAGAGTATGTGCTTCATTAAAGATTGACCCCTCACAGGTGAGTAAATCCACGTTCCGCAGCCGTGTGGAGGTGTTCAAACTGATGTATGCGCGACAGAGCCATGTATTCGCTTCACTCTGTCGTTTGGAAATAACGTGCGCACACTGGTGCACAGAGAGGCGAGCCACACACTTGGCAGGGAGAGACCGCTGCATCATCACCTCATCTGGACAAAGATGGTGGGTTTCCAAGGCTGGGAGTTGCCATAGAAACCCTCAACGGACTCTCCAACGCAAACAGCACAGAAGGTTGTGCGGCGTTATTTCAACTCGCCCCCTTTTGTGCCACCAGCGTCCCACACACACGGCACTCTGAAGCAGAAGGAGATGTGTGGTGTGAGGACAGCTGAACGGGGGGCAGAGCCTCCACGTCCTCGCCCACGCTGGCACAGGAAATGTGTCCAAAAGATGAAAATCAGACTGAGCCGTCTCTTCATGTTAGAAGACAACGCCTCCATCAGGTCGGAGTGACTTAAGGGTGCATTTGCtggcaaaaacaaatcaaaaatcaatAGATTTAGTCGCTCTCTCTATAGAtctttccctcttctcctccatcgTTCAGTGTATCTTTAGCTTCTTGATACTGTTTATtaagctctcctcctgccaAGTTTGCTGATCACAGCAGCCCACTGGTTTATCACAAAAAGAGGACGAATCATGGCCATGCTCCTTAAATATATAGCAACAAgttagagaaacactgacaAGTTCCCTGTGCATTATTTCACCTATTGTTTTAAAGAGtacagcagttttacaaagtcttcctgagctcatgtagtcaTATCCTTTGTCctatcatgtgttcacaaagtggtgaacctcgctccatcctcgctaGTGAATGACTTGCGGAGATATTGTGGCTCCATCCTCATCGTTACTTTAGGAGATGTACCTTTTTAGAACATGTATTGTGAGAGCAGATGTGAGAATTTGTTAAGTATTCATTTCACCTATTCTGCCTGTTTTCACCGTGTGCTCACGATTGGCTGCAGGTGCTGTCTCATCTCTGTCTTAATCCCTTAACATATTTGGTAGTCAGCCTGTTACTATGGTTACAAGGTAaatttggtcaaaataaaaaggttacttcattattttctttattgtgtgGAGCAAACTAAGGCTCAATAAAGCTCCATGAATCAAATGAAACTCAGCAGTGTGCATCTTCCATGAACCACGTCAAGTGTGCTCAACCTCTTCAAGTGGACTCTTCATTTTACATGTGCTTCAAACAGCAACTGGGTGTATCCTGGTCAAACCTTCGGGTCCTGTGTACATTAAGACCAGGAGCAATCACTTTATGTTTGATTGTTACAaatctgttacaagtaaaaagAGAAGTGAGGAAGCTGGTGGAGGGGCAGTCTGATAATAATGACTGTgacagaacccccccccccaaacctcAACCATGAAAACACTCATGTTAAAGACCCCTAAGGAAGCAAATCTAGGCTTGTCATTGGCAAGGACACAATTTCTCCTGAAGACATTTCgacttgtcacagcaggaaaagcaaaggtAAATACTTAAACCAGTTCATGAGAGTCTTGCTATTGCTGGCTCATTGACAATCGCTGGCTCAATGTCACACTGTTAAAGCCTGGACACACCAGGATGACTCCACACCAACAATCAACTTTGACTTTGCTCCGTTGACCAATAGCAAATTGTCTTTAGAGTGCTGACCTCTGAGGGGACAGAAAGCAGGAGGGTCAAAAATAGAGGGAGTTATCGTAGTTGTGGCCGTGTCGCACCATTTATTTGTATGTAACCTCCTCTGCTGGAGTAAAACCTGTTCAACATAAAAACGATGGCTGGCAGACAGGAGTCAGTGGAACGgatatgtctgtttttttaataaaccaAAGGTTAGCAACCAAGCTAACAAGCTTGCTAACTGTTTGTGAGCGAGCTCATAAGTACTGAGAGCTTCCTTTCCCTTCAAAAACCCAAAATGTCATTGAAATTTAACAAAATACCAGAAAACTGGGGGGCTGCTGGTCTGGATGAGCCAATGTGACTTTGTGGCGTGGCGTCgcttcactgtgacatgaaTAGAACAGAGTCACTGTTGAAGCTATCGCCTGTGCTCTTCCTGCTATGACcactcaaaatgtctgctgtgaaaaaggctgaTCTGATGTCCTCATAGGCACAGGAGCTGAGGGGCTCCGACAGGAGGTACAGCAACTCAGAGCTGGCTGTTCAAGTCATGCGAGGGGACTTGTTCTACAACGGGGAGCAGATGATTGTACTTTGGCGTGATGGTGATCTGTGGGATTATAGTGTATGGATCTAAGATCAAAAAGCGGTGCAGTCCAGAATCCTGAGGATCCCTCTGAGGGGTTGTGCTTGTATCCTGCTTAGCCTCCCCTGAAGTGTCCAACGGGTAATCTTTGTCACCtagaaaaaagagcaaaacagcagacaggagaggttaatccatcataaacattcaaatgac of Chaetodon auriga isolate fChaAug3 chromosome 1, fChaAug3.hap1, whole genome shotgun sequence contains these proteins:
- the LOC143314836 gene encoding regulator of G-protein signaling 9-binding protein; this encodes MGKEECKTMLDALNKVTACYRHLVIALGSTSDSQNLREELKRTRKKAQELAMANRTKLTSLLKDKTISKEDRAEYERLWVLFSSSMDLLEVDMKRSLEIGQDFPLKVPTRHLIQTGMTGSTTTVAARAMSVQNMKYEADSNIDTADLRDLQSEISQVTQMMEEMEMKVQVAPWAVEAKQEAGAELKSNMSVGNSSVGVISICEEEPKEEEGGGGNRDASFASICAVFVFFVIITVAVVLGYLVVNMS